GACAAAAAACGGTTCTTCGTCGCCGGGAACGCGCAGCCGCATGAACGGGATTTTCCGCTCGCGGCCGTCCGGCAAGGCAAGTTCATCGTAAATAAACCGGTCGTCGAATCCGGCCGCGGCGGCGTCGTCTCGACCGCAGGCGTAATAGACCGCCTTCGGCCGTGCCCAATAGATGGCGCCTAGACACATCGGGCACGGTTCACAACTGGAATACAGTTCGCAGCCTTCCAGCTGGAAACTTCCCAGTGTTTCGCATGCAGCGCGGATCGCTTGGATCTCGGCGTGGGCCGTCGGGTCGTTGCGCATCGTCACTTCATTGCGCCCGAGGGCGATG
Above is a window of Candidatus Reconcilbacillus cellulovorans DNA encoding:
- a CDS encoding tRNA-specific adenosine deaminase; the protein is MDHRFMELAVRLALDNVRSGRGGPFGAVVVRDGRVIALGRNEVTMRNDPTAHAEIQAIRAACETLGSFQLEGCELYSSCEPCPMCLGAIYWARPKAVYYACGRDDAAAAGFDDRFIYDELALPDGRERKIPFMRLRVPGDEEPFFVWMRSENKIKY